In a single window of the Melioribacteraceae bacterium genome:
- a CDS encoding sel1 repeat family protein, whose amino-acid sequence MALLIINNLSKQLFICLILLSTLFVENNFAQDSTRSEAFRENFSRRQPLIKAKYPSYSLIAGYLLVSEANRNDPFAQHELGIRYLLGNGFSADTVKAIYWIRKAVDQNLPAARFNYGIMLYNGIGVPWNPFEAFQNFKAAAVSGLAEAQLALGLIYTDNLTVSRNLNESYRYLKLATQANNKDAKLALDQLLKSGFIPSLQADSIDIQVNKTADESSNLMNTNWELDYFDFESGDKSNELNNEEFIKNLIEKDKAELKKYLGINEVGDSLHIKDTTSVGLINYAAEIGSPEALLIIGRCYELGYLFEKDLVRSSISYLRSYRLGSFKAGESLFKMSQNPLFISILQKGVKDNFSEAKFIYSALAALGFNNQITSEQALALLQSAAKANHIPSLIEMGLLHSLGTIVPKDKNKAIEYWTIAKDLGSREANIRMALLSLTDSSVQKSENEINTLIQLANEGAVLAQTALGYCFENGIGVNENKAQAVKYYRNAAQRGNQTAFYSLKKIYDDIRPDNELFRIYE is encoded by the coding sequence GTGGCTCTACTAATTATTAATAATCTATCTAAACAATTATTCATCTGCCTCATCTTACTTTCAACGTTATTTGTTGAAAATAATTTTGCACAGGATTCTACAAGAAGCGAAGCGTTTCGTGAAAACTTCTCGCGCCGTCAGCCATTAATTAAGGCAAAATATCCATCCTATTCTCTTATTGCAGGCTATTTATTAGTGAGTGAAGCTAATCGTAACGACCCATTTGCACAGCATGAACTGGGTATCAGGTACCTTCTCGGCAATGGATTTAGTGCAGATACAGTTAAGGCTATTTATTGGATTCGCAAAGCAGTCGATCAAAACCTTCCAGCAGCAAGATTTAATTATGGTATAATGCTTTATAATGGAATTGGAGTTCCATGGAATCCGTTTGAGGCTTTTCAAAATTTTAAAGCAGCCGCTGTTTCAGGTTTAGCTGAAGCTCAATTAGCTCTCGGTTTAATTTATACAGATAACTTGACCGTAAGCCGTAATTTGAATGAATCTTATAGATATTTGAAACTGGCTACGCAGGCTAATAATAAAGATGCCAAATTAGCTTTAGACCAGCTCTTGAAAAGTGGGTTTATCCCTTCGCTTCAAGCCGATTCAATCGATATACAAGTTAATAAAACGGCAGATGAATCTTCCAATTTGATGAATACTAATTGGGAATTAGATTATTTTGATTTCGAGAGTGGCGATAAATCTAATGAGTTAAATAATGAAGAGTTTATTAAAAATCTTATTGAAAAAGATAAAGCAGAATTAAAGAAGTACTTGGGAATAAATGAGGTAGGTGATTCACTACATATCAAAGATACAACCTCAGTTGGACTGATTAATTATGCCGCGGAGATTGGTAGCCCGGAAGCACTTTTAATAATTGGCCGGTGTTACGAATTAGGTTATTTATTTGAAAAAGATTTGGTTAGATCATCAATTTCTTATTTACGTTCGTACAGACTTGGTTCTTTTAAAGCTGGGGAATCATTATTTAAAATGTCTCAGAATCCTTTATTTATTTCAATACTTCAGAAGGGAGTAAAAGATAATTTCTCTGAAGCGAAATTTATTTATTCGGCATTAGCGGCTCTAGGGTTTAATAATCAGATAACGAGCGAACAGGCACTTGCACTTCTTCAGTCGGCAGCGAAAGCAAATCATATTCCTTCCTTAATTGAAATGGGACTTCTTCATTCACTCGGGACCATTGTTCCAAAAGATAAAAATAAAGCAATTGAGTACTGGACAATCGCAAAAGATTTAGGTAGCCGGGAAGCGAATATTAGAATGGCATTATTGAGCCTTACTGACTCATCTGTTCAGAAAAGTGAGAATGAAATTAATACACTTATTCAATTGGCAAATGAAGGGGCGGTATTGGCCCAGACCGCTTTAGGATATTGTTTTGAAAATGGAATTGGGGTAAATGAAAATAAAGCACAGGCAGTGAAATATTATAGAAATGCCGCACAAAGAGGTAATCAAACTGCATTTTATTCATTAAAAAAGATCTACGATGATATCAGGCCAGATAATGAATTATTCCGAATTTATGAATGA
- the ccsA gene encoding cytochrome c biogenesis protein CcsA has product MVWKIILFVLMSFVIIAGISFPIVEQPKAWFEFPFIPGLEEKAKIIFFHVPTAWLSVLAFLMAMIYGVKYLRSKDLDYDSKSNAALQLGMVFCVLATVTGSIWAKFTWGAFWHWDPRETSIFILLLIYGSLFALRSAIENEDKRASLSAVYSIIAFLTVPFFIFIMPRIMTGLHPGSANDDNAGPVVDFKMNLNMQVIFYLSLIAFTMLYLWIWKIRYKTLIMKDNLVKQNVR; this is encoded by the coding sequence ATGGTTTGGAAAATAATTCTGTTTGTCCTGATGTCATTTGTAATTATTGCTGGGATCTCATTCCCAATCGTTGAGCAGCCAAAAGCATGGTTTGAGTTTCCATTTATACCGGGATTGGAAGAAAAAGCTAAAATTATCTTTTTCCATGTTCCAACTGCTTGGTTATCTGTTCTTGCTTTTTTAATGGCGATGATTTATGGGGTTAAATATTTAAGAAGCAAGGACTTAGACTACGATTCCAAATCGAATGCCGCTCTTCAACTTGGTATGGTCTTTTGTGTTTTAGCTACCGTTACCGGCTCAATCTGGGCAAAATTTACATGGGGAGCTTTTTGGCATTGGGACCCACGCGAAACGAGTATTTTTATTCTACTACTTATTTACGGTTCACTATTTGCGCTTCGATCGGCTATAGAAAATGAAGATAAAAGAGCTAGTCTTTCAGCAGTTTATTCAATAATCGCTTTTTTAACTGTACCTTTTTTCATTTTTATTATGCCAAGGATTATGACCGGATTGCACCCCGGCTCGGCAAATGATGATAATGCAGGACCGGTTGTTGACTTCAAAATGAATTTAAATATGCAGGTAATATTCTATCTTTCGCTTATTGCATTTACAATGCTTTATTTATGGATTTGGAAAATTAGATACAAAACTTTGATCATGAAAGATAATCTTGTTAAACAGAATGTGAGGTAG
- a CDS encoding DUF2892 domain-containing protein translates to MKENVGGVDRNLRIILGILILAIGIAYESLWGLIGLIPIATAFMRRCPAYLPFGISTCKVKEK, encoded by the coding sequence ATGAAAGAGAATGTGGGTGGTGTAGACCGTAACCTTAGAATTATTCTTGGAATATTAATCCTTGCAATTGGCATAGCGTACGAATCTTTATGGGGTTTGATAGGGTTAATACCGATCGCCACGGCATTTATGAGAAGATGCCCGGCTTACTTACCTTTTGGGATTTCAACGTGTAAGGTAAAAGAAAAATAG
- a CDS encoding cytochrome c maturation protein CcmE, producing MNNKYIFGGIIIVVFMAIMIFLFTQTNVSYENNFSKVINSEKTIKATGSWVKEKNYTFDKNNNIFSFYMKDDQGNEMRVYYKGMIPNNFESSTSVVVTGKYINGNFQATEILTKCPSKYQDQATQSANS from the coding sequence ATGAATAATAAATACATTTTTGGAGGAATAATAATTGTCGTTTTTATGGCAATTATGATTTTCCTTTTTACACAAACAAACGTTTCATACGAAAATAATTTTTCAAAAGTGATTAACAGCGAAAAAACGATTAAAGCTACGGGAAGCTGGGTGAAAGAGAAAAATTATACATTCGATAAAAACAACAACATTTTTTCTTTTTACATGAAAGATGACCAAGGAAACGAGATGCGTGTTTATTATAAAGGAATGATTCCAAATAATTTTGAATCATCGACAAGTGTAGTTGTTACAGGAAAGTACATTAATGGCAATTTTCAGGCAACTGAAATTCTAACTAAATGTCCCTCAAAATATCAAGATCAGGCAACTCAAAGCGCTAATTCATAG
- a CDS encoding N-acetylmuramoyl-L-alanine amidase: MYKKYLVITICITMMLALASCSSEKIVYYYVPPDLQDQEKYLNTIEDFKPHFTGKKLFIDPGHGGEDRRNTNKAGNVIEADVNLRVALFLKNFIELSNGEVILSRDTDKTVPLAFRSELANNSKADLFISIHHNAPARWEDDYTNYTSTYYHALEENYEYEPMERDLARFIQRDLSYVMRNPGGLGSFDGTYSDYFIYPGDGFSVLRRTLIPSVLVECAFHTSSHEEQRLNIEEFNKIQAWGIYRGLGKYLKADKPVVTYKDYGYSVDSLIINMNFKIETKTPINKRKIDVFINKQSNNYNFDESTGMLAVPISLNSDQTFLVRIITANKNGVHNLPFEKSFSFRNGEIIYN; this comes from the coding sequence ATGTATAAAAAATATTTAGTTATTACCATTTGTATTACTATGATGCTAGCATTAGCGTCATGTTCAAGTGAAAAAATTGTTTACTATTATGTACCCCCTGATCTTCAAGATCAGGAAAAATATTTGAATACGATTGAGGACTTTAAACCTCATTTTACCGGCAAAAAATTATTTATTGATCCTGGGCATGGAGGAGAAGATAGGAGAAATACAAATAAAGCCGGCAATGTTATTGAAGCGGATGTGAATCTGCGAGTTGCTCTCTTTCTCAAAAATTTTATTGAATTATCAAACGGAGAAGTAATCTTATCGAGAGATACAGATAAAACTGTTCCTTTAGCATTTCGTTCTGAACTCGCCAATAATAGCAAAGCCGATTTGTTCATAAGTATTCATCATAATGCGCCTGCTAGGTGGGAGGATGATTATACTAATTATACATCAACGTATTACCATGCTCTTGAAGAAAATTACGAGTATGAACCAATGGAGAGGGATTTGGCTAGATTTATTCAACGAGATTTATCCTATGTAATGCGTAACCCGGGTGGATTAGGTTCATTTGATGGCACTTACTCTGATTATTTTATTTATCCGGGAGATGGTTTCTCGGTGCTTCGCAGAACATTAATTCCTTCAGTGCTTGTTGAATGTGCATTTCACACTAGTAGTCACGAAGAACAACGGCTCAATATTGAAGAATTCAATAAAATTCAAGCGTGGGGAATTTACCGTGGATTGGGTAAATATTTAAAAGCAGATAAACCTGTAGTAACATATAAAGACTACGGATACTCGGTGGATAGTTTAATTATAAATATGAATTTTAAGATTGAAACAAAGACTCCGATAAATAAAAGAAAAATCGATGTCTTTATAAATAAACAGAGCAACAATTATAATTTTGATGAATCAACCGGAATGCTTGCTGTTCCAATCTCTTTAAATAGTGACCAAACTTTTTTGGTGAGGATTATAACAGCGAACAAAAATGGTGTTCACAATCTTCCATTCGAAAAAAGTTTTTCATTCAGGAATGGTGAGATTATTTATAATTAG
- a CDS encoding CcmD family protein: MENGFLGFLESNAIYIVLFIVLVVWLGIFLFVLNTDKRLKKIEMELKEK, encoded by the coding sequence TTGGAAAACGGATTTTTAGGTTTTCTTGAAAGTAATGCAATTTATATTGTACTATTTATAGTACTTGTCGTTTGGCTTGGGATATTTTTATTTGTTCTTAATACTGACAAGCGTCTCAAAAAAATTGAAATGGAATTAAAGGAGAAATAA
- a CDS encoding SpoIIE family protein phosphatase: MSESNPIKRIFDLYTSDLSYNEIERLVKREAGEVYEFFSKDIPKADQTKSKFYRSLIFIRSLFNAFILKLSPARRIFYFAALLFFFVGYSQPSNFYLILSFIIFNLLLAFELADKLSARSELDVARKIQSDIIPKHGNTINKFEIASYYEPAREVGGDYFDLVEKNNKTYLFVGDISGKGMAAALYMVVVKSIFHLLLDSISDLKELIILFKYHFSKNLRKENFITLNTALINEDGSLKVIRAGHGPLYHYKSSSQTIESIAPPGIGIGFNDRGVFEKTLEEIEIRTELNDILFFFTDGVNETMNETHQEFGEERIKILIKNNAFRTSDEIKNILLWSVNQYRGTTPQFDDLTFVILKDIGHHS, from the coding sequence GTGTCAGAATCGAACCCTATAAAAAGGATATTTGATCTTTATACCAGTGATCTCAGTTATAATGAAATAGAGAGGTTGGTAAAAAGAGAAGCTGGAGAAGTATATGAATTCTTCTCAAAAGATATTCCAAAAGCAGATCAAACAAAAAGTAAGTTTTATCGCTCTCTAATATTTATCCGCAGTTTGTTTAACGCATTCATCTTAAAATTGAGCCCCGCAAGAAGAATTTTTTATTTTGCTGCTCTTCTCTTCTTTTTTGTAGGCTATAGTCAGCCGAGCAATTTTTACCTAATACTAAGTTTTATAATTTTTAATCTGTTGCTTGCTTTTGAATTGGCAGATAAACTTTCTGCAAGAAGTGAGTTGGATGTGGCTAGGAAAATCCAATCAGATATTATTCCTAAACATGGAAATACAATTAATAAATTTGAGATAGCATCATATTATGAGCCTGCACGAGAAGTAGGCGGTGATTACTTTGATCTTGTTGAGAAGAATAATAAAACTTATTTATTTGTTGGCGATATATCAGGCAAAGGTATGGCAGCCGCATTATATATGGTAGTTGTAAAATCTATTTTTCATCTATTGCTCGATTCAATCTCCGATCTTAAAGAATTGATAATTCTGTTTAAGTATCATTTTTCGAAAAATCTGCGAAAAGAAAATTTTATTACTCTAAATACCGCATTAATTAATGAGGATGGCTCTTTAAAGGTAATTAGGGCCGGTCATGGACCATTATATCACTATAAGAGTTCTTCACAAACCATTGAATCTATTGCTCCTCCAGGCATTGGTATTGGGTTTAATGATAGAGGCGTATTTGAGAAAACTCTCGAGGAAATTGAGATACGAACAGAACTAAATGACATACTCTTCTTTTTTACCGATGGTGTAAATGAAACAATGAATGAAACACATCAAGAATTTGGTGAAGAAAGAATAAAAATTTTAATAAAAAATAACGCCTTTAGAACTTCTGATGAGATTAAAAATATTTTACTCTGGTCTGTTAATCAATACAGAGGTACTACACCTCAATTTGATGATTTAACTTTTGTAATACTTAAAGATATTGGGCATCATTCATAA
- the msrA gene encoding peptide-methionine (S)-S-oxide reductase MsrA yields MKILFSYAIGLCLLSLIACNSKVNSKQIIIEDEIIMDSNKVTEIATLGSGCFWCTEAIFLRVNGVLKVQSGYSGGNVPNPTYEAVCTGKTGHAEVCQITFDPSVISFTDLLQVFFNTHDPTTLNQQGADVGTQYRSVILYHSEEQKKIAEGIISQLDEEKIWETKIVTEISPFKKFYKAEDYHQNYYARNEYQPYCSFVITPKIEKFEKVFSDKLKK; encoded by the coding sequence ATGAAAATATTATTCTCTTATGCGATTGGTTTATGCCTTTTAAGTCTAATAGCATGCAATTCAAAAGTAAATAGTAAACAAATAATAATCGAAGATGAGATCATAATGGATTCTAATAAAGTAACCGAGATTGCGACTCTGGGGAGTGGATGCTTTTGGTGTACCGAAGCAATATTTTTGAGAGTAAACGGCGTTTTGAAGGTACAAAGCGGCTATTCGGGTGGAAATGTTCCTAACCCGACTTATGAAGCAGTGTGCACCGGGAAAACCGGTCATGCGGAGGTTTGCCAAATTACATTTGACCCCTCGGTAATCTCTTTTACCGATCTACTTCAAGTTTTCTTTAATACACATGATCCCACAACCTTAAATCAACAAGGGGCAGATGTTGGCACACAGTACAGGTCAGTAATCTTATATCATTCTGAAGAACAGAAAAAAATTGCGGAGGGAATAATTTCCCAACTCGACGAAGAAAAAATTTGGGAGACTAAAATTGTTACTGAGATTTCTCCCTTCAAAAAATTTTATAAGGCAGAAGATTATCACCAAAATTACTATGCTCGAAATGAATATCAACCATACTGCAGCTTTGTAATTACTCCAAAAATTGAAAAATTCGAAAAAGTATTCAGTGATAAGTTAAAAAAATAA
- a CDS encoding TonB-dependent receptor, giving the protein MKKYFLFVILLLPIVSIFSQNNQRRMDASQFQPNGKITGLLIDSETNSPVEYGNIILFRSRDSVMVNGTVSNKDGSFTFDKILPGKYHINLSYIGYLTKRISDLTINPSSWTIDLKEIKIEPKSVNMNEIVVQSSKETMQFNLDKKVYNLDANMSNSGGTAVDVLENIPSVQVDADGGVAVRGNTNITVLVDGRPASLAGFSGSDVLAQIPASSIESIELVTNPSARYDPEGTAGIINVILKRKSNLGYSGNVMGNLGSQGRANTSLNGSIRDDDYSILAGYDGRFFNTYNGGTSLRTSYLGNSANILDQNTDGNFKMKNHSVNFGIDYYLQEREFITLSSQLRFGDFDNSSTIINKNYTGVNNLTSFFDRISTADRDNHSGNYTLSYKKNFENRAKEITADIMYSTSEMDNNSFINQNYFDVGSGMPLQVPTRQNALSSNAQKLILAQANFIQPMDSWGRLETGFRSQIKDLTSSNKYLDYNASNNSWGLSSLGDDEYDYKELVHALYAIYSNGIGDLTGQIGLRAEQVYVEGNSITKNQSYESDYFDVYPTAHLRYKLNDIDEIQLSYSRRIDRPQNRQLNPYIDRTDSLNISAGNPNLKPQYHNSVELGLTQAFGKTYLISNLFYRQNTNLISTISTLLSNGVTYSTFENVSKGKSYGLEFILTQPVADWLRLNGTLSYYNSSVEDKGTLGGTRSTDSWVSRLNSSFTFPNDFSLQLIFSYSSPTILLSTGGGGMFGGGGRGGGGGMGGGFGGMFFGSSAQTKMQEQYAMDMMARKEFLDGKLTFTLRVTDLFKTRKFNTETIGTGFSITNDRRFDSRMAFLGISFRIESRRTQDQNRRERIEEGLDEL; this is encoded by the coding sequence GTGAAAAAGTACTTTCTCTTCGTAATTCTGCTCCTCCCCATAGTTTCCATTTTCTCCCAAAACAATCAAAGAAGAATGGATGCTTCACAATTTCAACCGAATGGTAAAATAACCGGCTTATTAATTGACTCTGAAACAAACTCACCTGTAGAATATGGCAATATTATTCTGTTCCGATCGAGAGATTCGGTAATGGTGAATGGAACGGTATCTAATAAAGATGGCTCATTCACATTCGATAAAATTCTCCCCGGTAAATATCATATTAATCTTAGTTACATCGGATATTTAACAAAAAGAATTAGTGATTTAACAATTAATCCCTCTTCATGGACTATAGATTTAAAGGAGATTAAAATTGAACCAAAATCTGTCAATATGAATGAAATAGTTGTTCAATCATCAAAAGAGACAATGCAGTTCAATCTTGATAAAAAAGTTTATAATCTTGATGCAAATATGTCAAATTCAGGTGGAACAGCTGTAGATGTGCTAGAAAATATTCCATCTGTCCAGGTTGACGCTGACGGCGGTGTAGCAGTAAGAGGGAATACTAATATTACTGTATTGGTAGATGGAAGACCCGCATCTTTAGCTGGATTTAGCGGCTCGGATGTACTAGCTCAAATTCCGGCAAGTTCAATAGAGAGTATAGAGTTGGTTACCAATCCTTCGGCTAGGTATGATCCAGAAGGAACCGCTGGAATCATAAACGTTATATTAAAACGTAAATCAAATCTCGGTTATAGTGGCAATGTAATGGGTAATCTTGGTTCACAAGGCAGAGCTAATACTTCATTAAATGGTAGCATCAGAGATGATGACTATTCAATCCTTGCCGGTTATGATGGCAGATTTTTCAACACCTATAATGGTGGTACCTCATTGAGAACATCCTATTTAGGCAATTCGGCAAATATCCTCGATCAAAATACTGATGGGAATTTCAAAATGAAAAACCATAGCGTAAATTTTGGTATAGATTATTATTTGCAGGAAAGGGAATTTATTACACTTTCTTCACAATTACGATTTGGTGATTTTGATAATTCAAGTACAATAATTAACAAAAATTACACCGGTGTTAATAACCTAACTAGCTTCTTTGATAGAATAAGCACTGCGGATAGAGATAATCATTCGGGAAATTATACACTTAGTTATAAAAAGAATTTTGAAAATAGGGCGAAAGAGATTACTGCTGATATTATGTACTCAACTAGCGAGATGGATAATAACTCGTTCATTAACCAAAATTATTTTGATGTTGGTTCGGGTATGCCATTGCAAGTACCAACCAGACAAAATGCATTATCATCAAATGCTCAAAAACTTATATTGGCTCAGGCTAATTTTATTCAGCCAATGGATTCATGGGGTAGATTAGAAACAGGATTCAGAAGTCAAATTAAGGACCTCACTTCATCAAATAAATATCTTGATTACAATGCCTCTAATAATAGTTGGGGATTAAGTTCACTTGGCGATGATGAGTATGATTATAAGGAACTAGTACACGCTTTATATGCAATTTATTCAAATGGTATTGGTGATTTAACCGGACAGATAGGTTTGCGAGCTGAGCAAGTATATGTTGAAGGAAATTCTATAACTAAAAATCAAAGTTATGAGAGTGACTATTTTGATGTTTATCCTACAGCACATTTACGATATAAATTAAACGATATCGATGAAATTCAGTTAAGTTATAGTAGGCGAATCGATAGACCACAAAACAGACAGCTAAATCCCTACATAGATAGAACTGACTCTCTGAATATTTCTGCTGGAAATCCAAATTTAAAACCACAGTATCATAACTCCGTAGAATTGGGATTAACCCAAGCATTCGGAAAGACCTATTTAATTTCAAATCTGTTTTATCGTCAAAATACAAACCTTATTTCAACTATCAGCACGCTACTTTCAAATGGAGTTACATATTCAACATTTGAAAATGTCTCTAAAGGTAAATCATACGGTCTTGAGTTTATTCTAACTCAACCTGTTGCTGACTGGTTAAGATTAAATGGAACTCTTTCATATTATAACAGCAGTGTTGAAGATAAAGGAACTCTTGGCGGTACAAGATCAACAGATAGTTGGGTATCTCGACTCAATTCCTCATTTACATTTCCAAATGATTTTTCACTGCAGTTAATTTTCTCCTATTCTTCACCAACAATTTTACTATCGACTGGCGGTGGTGGTATGTTTGGCGGTGGCGGCCGGGGCGGCGGAGGTGGTATGGGTGGAGGATTTGGAGGAATGTTCTTCGGAAGTTCCGCTCAAACTAAAATGCAGGAACAGTATGCTATGGATATGATGGCTCGAAAAGAATTTTTAGATGGAAAATTAACTTTTACTTTAAGAGTTACTGATTTATTTAAGACGAGGAAATTCAATACTGAAACAATAGGTACTGGTTTTTCAATTACTAATGATAGAAGATTTGATTCGCGTATGGCATTTTTAGGAATTTCATTTCGAATTGAATCACGCCGTACTCAAGACCAGAATCGAAGAGAAAGAATCGAAGAAGGGTTAGACGAACTTTAG
- a CDS encoding ATP-binding protein, whose translation MTEKKFSLLSDYDQVGPCIDEIIAHLSNQGVEQFTCNAITISLTEAINNVIKHSYKGEPNHLIEVKVSKIDNLLNIVIVDSGSPRPNLDVRELDFDPSDIDNLPEGGMGLFIIKQLMDEMSYYSINGENYFALKKWLY comes from the coding sequence GTGACTGAGAAAAAGTTCAGCCTTTTAAGTGATTATGATCAAGTAGGTCCTTGTATTGATGAAATAATTGCTCATTTATCCAACCAGGGAGTTGAACAATTTACTTGCAACGCCATAACTATCTCTTTAACCGAAGCAATAAATAACGTAATAAAACATTCGTACAAAGGGGAACCAAATCATCTCATCGAAGTTAAAGTTTCCAAAATTGATAACTTATTAAATATTGTAATCGTTGATAGCGGCAGTCCTCGCCCAAATCTTGATGTTCGTGAACTGGATTTCGATCCTTCCGATATTGATAATCTTCCTGAAGGAGGAATGGGCTTGTTCATCATAAAACAACTTATGGATGAAATGAGTTATTATTCAATTAATGGTGAAAATTACTTTGCATTAAAAAAGTGGCTCTACTAA